In Streptomyces sp. NBC_00091, the following proteins share a genomic window:
- a CDS encoding DUF4239 domain-containing protein, with the protein MSEWLVLSLAMAAACAVVLSIAFFNHRRIGEDDDPNETPDVIEYMTMMIGVIYAIVLGLAIAGVWEGRGAAQEYVRQEAQALHEISVRSEVYPADVRKRIRSDVDAYVTYVVDTEWEQMAQDGDLTERSGELLEKIRRDVTDYEPQTDHEGQAYQPLVDQVALVDDARNSRGQSAGATMPGVVWFGLIAGALVTVGLIFTLQIRRSFREMLLAGLFSALIAFLLFLIWDFDAPFGRGIAATAEPFLAQFPHLGLKS; encoded by the coding sequence TTGTCGGAATGGCTCGTCCTGTCCCTCGCGATGGCCGCGGCCTGTGCCGTGGTGCTGTCCATCGCCTTCTTCAACCACCGCAGGATCGGCGAGGACGACGATCCGAACGAGACCCCGGACGTCATCGAGTACATGACGATGATGATCGGGGTGATCTACGCGATCGTGCTGGGCCTGGCGATCGCGGGCGTCTGGGAGGGCCGCGGGGCCGCCCAGGAGTACGTACGCCAGGAGGCCCAGGCCCTGCACGAGATCAGCGTCCGCTCCGAGGTCTACCCGGCCGACGTGCGCAAGAGGATCCGCTCCGACGTCGACGCGTACGTGACCTACGTGGTCGACACGGAATGGGAGCAGATGGCCCAGGACGGCGACCTCACCGAACGCAGCGGGGAGCTGCTCGAGAAGATCCGCCGGGACGTCACCGACTACGAGCCGCAGACCGACCACGAGGGGCAGGCCTACCAGCCGCTGGTCGACCAGGTCGCGCTGGTGGACGACGCCCGCAACTCACGCGGCCAGAGCGCCGGGGCCACCATGCCCGGGGTGGTGTGGTTCGGGCTGATCGCCGGGGCCCTGGTGACGGTGGGCCTGATCTTCACCCTGCAGATCCGCCGCTCCTTCCGCGAGATGCTGCTGGCCGGCCTCTTCAGCGCGCTGATCGCCTTCCTGCTCTTCCTGATCTGGGACTTCGACGCCCCCTTCGGCCGGGGCATCGCCGCCACCGCCGAGCCCTTCCTCGCCCAGTTCCCGCACCTGGGGCTGAAGAGCTGA